The proteins below come from a single Iocasia fonsfrigidae genomic window:
- a CDS encoding ABC transporter ATP-binding protein, protein MLLEVKDVVAGYGEMIILHGISIRVNQGEVVSIVGPNGSGKSTLLKTIFGLVKPREGKVLYREEEIGGFKPDRLVRLGFSFVPQSDNVFPSLTVHENLEMGAFVNNKNMKDRLTLIYDLFPPLKEKRKKRTGTLSGGQRQMVAFGRALIIEPDLLLLDEPTAGLAPMYIDMILDKVKDINKTGVSILMVEQNAKKALGMSDRGYVLATGQNKYEDTGQGLLNNDEVAELFLGG, encoded by the coding sequence ATGCTTTTGGAAGTAAAAGATGTAGTAGCTGGCTATGGAGAGATGATAATATTACATGGGATATCGATCAGGGTTAATCAAGGAGAGGTAGTTTCTATAGTTGGACCTAATGGTTCTGGTAAGTCAACCTTGTTAAAGACTATCTTTGGTCTGGTAAAACCAAGAGAGGGGAAGGTGTTATATCGGGAAGAGGAAATAGGTGGTTTTAAGCCGGATCGTTTGGTAAGGCTTGGGTTTTCATTTGTACCTCAGAGTGATAATGTATTTCCCTCACTTACTGTACATGAGAATTTGGAAATGGGGGCTTTTGTCAATAACAAGAACATGAAAGATAGATTAACATTGATTTATGATTTATTCCCCCCCTTGAAAGAAAAGAGGAAGAAAAGAACGGGTACACTGAGCGGTGGGCAGCGGCAGATGGTTGCCTTTGGTCGAGCATTGATTATAGAACCAGACCTTCTTTTATTAGATGAACCTACTGCTGGGCTGGCACCAATGTATATAGATATGATCCTTGATAAGGTAAAAGATATTAATAAGACTGGTGTATCTATTTTGATGGTTGAACAAAATGCTAAAAAAGCTCTGGGGATGTCAGATAGAGGCTATGTTCTGGCAACTGGTCAAAATAAATATGAAGATACTGGTCAGGGATTATTAAATAATGATGAAGTAGCCGAACTTTTCCTGGGGGGTTGA
- a CDS encoding DUF2721 domain-containing protein translates to MGFTLTTPALVFSTISLLMLAYTNRFSAIASLIRSLHDEIEEKGKDNIVISSQIKSLKRRVKLIRNMQFLAIIALFFCVFSMFLLFFEKSLAGEIVFAVALVLLMISLIISAIEINMSVHALNIQLGEKDIS, encoded by the coding sequence ATGGGTTTTACATTAACTACGCCAGCATTGGTTTTTTCTACGATTTCTTTATTGATGCTGGCATATACGAATAGGTTTTCTGCTATTGCTAGTTTAATTAGAAGCCTTCATGATGAAATAGAGGAAAAAGGGAAAGATAATATTGTTATATCATCTCAGATAAAATCGTTGAAACGTAGAGTTAAACTTATCAGGAATATGCAGTTTCTGGCTATTATTGCTTTGTTTTTTTGTGTTTTCTCTATGTTTTTATTATTCTTTGAAAAATCTCTTGCTGGAGAAATAGTCTTTGCAGTAGCGCTTGTACTGCTTATGATTTCATTGATTATTTCTGCAATCGAAATTAACATGTCTGTTCATGCCTTGAATATTCAACTTGGTGAAAAGGACATTTCTTAA
- a CDS encoding DUF2721 domain-containing protein, which yields MFLSIGTPALLFKGVCLLMSAYILRFTRLSRLIRNFNIMFKNESSLENVKEQINIFAIRLRIIKFIHIFGVLALFFEISAMFFTLLGGGIIVNLLFSAGLIFFLAALISVLIEIYFSLKALDINLDIEY from the coding sequence ATGTTTTTAAGTATTGGGACACCTGCCTTATTATTTAAAGGGGTATGTCTATTAATGTCGGCTTATATTTTGAGATTTACCAGGCTTTCCAGGTTAATTAGAAACTTCAATATAATGTTTAAAAATGAGAGCAGTCTAGAAAATGTTAAAGAACAGATTAATATTTTTGCAATCAGACTGAGGATTATTAAATTTATTCATATCTTTGGTGTTTTAGCTTTGTTTTTTGAGATATCAGCAATGTTTTTCACATTATTAGGGGGAGGAATAATAGTAAATTTGTTATTTTCTGCAGGATTGATATTTTTCTTAGCTGCACTTATATCAGTTTTAATTGAGATATATTTTTCCTTAAAGGCTTTAGATATTAATTTAGATATAGAATATTAA
- the yfcE gene encoding phosphodiesterase, protein MNFIVLSDSHGSLANWKKAETYFGQADMVLHAGDILYHGARNRLPDGYDTKGLVDLINKADYNLLAVKGNVDALVDDWVLPYPLPELSVVEDNGLRIVIYHGFQHDNEAERFDFARRFGAKILIYGHTHIPVIKEDDGVILLNPGSIALPKQTPGVPTLASIKNGEISILNLDNGKVIESYKYF, encoded by the coding sequence ATGAATTTTATAGTGCTTAGTGACTCACATGGTAGTCTGGCTAATTGGAAAAAGGCTGAGACTTATTTTGGACAGGCCGATATGGTACTCCATGCTGGGGATATACTCTATCATGGTGCTCGTAATCGCCTGCCAGATGGTTATGATACCAAAGGCCTTGTTGATTTAATTAATAAGGCTGACTACAACTTATTAGCAGTAAAAGGGAATGTTGATGCCCTGGTAGATGACTGGGTACTACCATATCCTCTGCCAGAGTTGTCTGTAGTAGAAGATAATGGTTTGCGAATAGTTATTTATCACGGGTTTCAACATGATAATGAGGCAGAGAGGTTTGATTTTGCCAGGAGATTTGGGGCAAAAATACTTATCTATGGACATACACATATCCCGGTTATTAAGGAAGATGATGGGGTAATACTTCTTAATCCTGGTAGTATTGCACTACCTAAACAGACACCTGGAGTACCAACCCTGGCCAGTATAAAAAATGGAGAAATCTCTATTTTGAATTTAGATAATGGTAAAGTTATTGAATCATATAAGTATTTCTAA
- a CDS encoding energy-coupling factor ABC transporter ATP-binding protein produces the protein MDKKISVENLHFSYTEEEEVLKGISLEFDHRSTAIIGQNGAGKTTFVKLLKGILKPKIGDIIINGKNTREATVAELAGEIGLVFQNPNDQIFKGKVIDEVMFGPLNIGQDEDTARDNALKALKMLDIADKQEINPYDLTLSDRKLVTIASILAMDTAIIILDEPTIAQDYAGKEKIKVLIKDLSKQGKLVLTIIHDMDFVAETFERTVVFNEGRVLLDSNTRDVYSQEAVLKDAYLEPPHVTQLCHKLGAQNTFLTVEEYLEYKKAKTR, from the coding sequence ATGGATAAAAAAATTTCAGTAGAAAACCTACATTTCTCTTATACTGAAGAGGAAGAGGTATTAAAAGGGATTAGCTTAGAATTTGATCATAGGTCTACAGCTATTATTGGTCAAAATGGTGCCGGTAAAACTACTTTTGTTAAACTATTAAAAGGTATTTTAAAACCTAAGATAGGAGATATAATTATAAATGGCAAAAACACCAGGGAAGCTACGGTAGCTGAACTGGCTGGTGAAATTGGTCTGGTGTTTCAAAACCCTAATGACCAGATTTTTAAGGGTAAAGTGATTGATGAGGTTATGTTTGGCCCACTTAATATTGGACAGGATGAGGATACTGCACGCGATAATGCCCTAAAAGCACTTAAGATGCTGGATATAGCAGATAAGCAGGAAATAAACCCCTATGACCTAACCCTTTCTGACAGGAAACTGGTCACTATTGCTTCTATCCTGGCCATGGATACAGCTATTATTATTTTAGATGAACCGACAATTGCACAGGATTATGCAGGCAAAGAGAAGATTAAGGTTTTAATTAAAGATCTGAGTAAGCAAGGAAAACTTGTGTTAACTATTATCCATGACATGGATTTTGTGGCGGAGACTTTTGAAAGGACAGTAGTATTTAATGAAGGCAGGGTTTTACTTGACAGTAACACAAGGGATGTCTATTCTCAGGAGGCAGTCCTCAAAGATGCCTACCTGGAACCACCACACGTAACCCAGCTTTGCCATAAACTAGGTGCTCAGAATACTTTTTTAACTGTTGAGGAGTATTTGGAATATAAAAAAGCGAAAACTAGGTGA
- a CDS encoding energy-coupling factor ABC transporter ATP-binding protein → MKKIIVDKLKYKYPMSEKLALKGISFSIEEGEFIGIVGQNSAGKSTLCQALAGLVPHFYKGTYGGKVIVDGLEVLNTSISVLSLKVGIVFQNPFTQVTGSKLTVYEEVAFGLENAGISRQKIVERVDYALDLLGIYQYKDRNPFDLSGGQMQRMAIASIIAMKPQVIVLDEPTSQLDPQGSEEVFRAVQKLSKEKMTVIMVEHKMEKIAAYSDRVIFLDDGEMIDFDTPQRVFSRDDLAEHGIAAPSFTRICKGLGYQDKDTGLYPVTLEEAYGVVVDHNG, encoded by the coding sequence ATGAAAAAAATAATAGTAGATAAATTAAAATATAAATACCCTATGTCAGAGAAACTAGCACTTAAAGGGATATCTTTTTCAATAGAAGAAGGGGAATTTATTGGGATAGTAGGCCAGAACTCTGCCGGAAAATCGACCCTCTGTCAGGCTCTGGCCGGTCTTGTTCCTCATTTTTATAAAGGAACCTATGGTGGGAAGGTAATTGTTGATGGTTTAGAGGTTTTAAATACCTCAATTAGTGTTCTTTCTTTAAAGGTGGGTATTGTTTTCCAGAATCCTTTTACTCAGGTCACAGGTTCTAAATTAACTGTTTATGAAGAAGTGGCTTTCGGTTTAGAAAATGCCGGAATTAGCCGTCAGAAAATAGTTGAAAGGGTTGATTATGCCCTTGATTTACTGGGTATATATCAATATAAAGACCGCAATCCCTTTGATTTATCCGGAGGGCAGATGCAGAGGATGGCTATTGCCAGTATTATTGCTATGAAACCACAGGTTATAGTACTGGATGAACCAACTTCTCAGCTTGATCCCCAGGGTTCTGAAGAGGTTTTTAGGGCTGTTCAGAAGCTTAGTAAGGAGAAGATGACTGTTATTATGGTGGAACATAAAATGGAGAAAATAGCGGCCTACTCTGATCGGGTGATTTTTTTAGATGATGGAGAAATGATTGATTTTGATACCCCGCAGAGGGTTTTTTCCCGGGACGACCTGGCAGAACATGGTATTGCAGCCCCTTCTTTTACCAGGATATGTAAAGGGCTTGGTTATCAAGATAAAGATACAGGTCTATATCCTGTTACTCTGGAAGAGGCCTATGGAGTGGTGGTTGATCATAATGGATAA
- a CDS encoding energy-coupling factor transporter transmembrane component T family protein has protein sequence MKTMSLYQERDTLVHKISPISKIMYIIAVILLLILVPLRKVMLASVLLSFLIIISGRVLRKVFPIIGFSSIVLISVVIIQGLFNLGNKTALFSIGSIVFYKEGLLYAFDICLRVLNILSSFAILVLTTKPSELIESLVRKGLSPRIGYVLNSVLQIIPQMSATMNTITEAQRSRGMETEGSLKTRIKAFFPLIGPVVMSSLINTRERAMALEVRGFNSSVKKTFLNEEKEESYDKVIQLILILIVIVALIWRILS, from the coding sequence TTGAAAACTATGAGTTTATATCAGGAAAGGGATACTTTAGTCCACAAAATAAGTCCCATTAGTAAGATAATGTATATCATAGCAGTAATCTTGCTTTTGATACTTGTTCCTCTTAGAAAGGTCATGCTTGCCTCTGTATTGCTGAGTTTTTTAATAATAATTTCAGGTCGGGTACTGAGGAAAGTGTTTCCTATTATTGGATTTAGTAGTATTGTTTTAATATCAGTAGTTATAATTCAGGGGCTATTTAATTTAGGGAATAAGACAGCATTATTTAGTATTGGTAGTATAGTTTTTTATAAGGAAGGACTTTTATATGCTTTTGATATATGCTTAAGGGTTTTGAATATTTTAAGTTCTTTTGCTATTCTCGTTCTTACAACAAAGCCGTCTGAATTGATTGAATCACTGGTCAGAAAGGGTTTGTCGCCAAGGATTGGCTATGTATTAAATTCAGTATTACAAATTATTCCTCAGATGTCTGCTACTATGAATACAATAACTGAAGCCCAGAGGTCAAGGGGCATGGAAACTGAAGGTAGTCTAAAAACAAGGATAAAAGCCTTTTTTCCCTTGATAGGACCCGTGGTAATGAGTTCTTTAATTAATACCAGGGAAAGGGCTATGGCGTTAGAGGTAAGGGGATTTAACTCCAGTGTTAAAAAGACATTTTTAAATGAAGAAAAAGAAGAGTCTTATGATAAAGTGATTCAACTAATACTAATACTTATTGTAATTGTAGCCCTTATCTGGAGGATATTATCATGA
- a CDS encoding ECF transporter S component, with protein sequence MSKERLWSFKFSTASLVLIPAAVGINYIGKLFAGVLKLPLWLDAIGTALASMLAGPIIGAISGAINNIIYGLTMDPISFIYALTSIGIGLAIGIMAYRGWIESFSKSIVVGLITGLVAAVISTPINISFWGGQTGNVWGDALYASLIANSAPVWVASFLDELVVDLPDKVATVLISFIIYKGLPKNIINLYRGGNKEIDSFEA encoded by the coding sequence ATGAGTAAGGAAAGGCTTTGGTCATTCAAATTTTCGACTGCTTCATTAGTTCTTATTCCGGCAGCTGTAGGTATTAATTACATTGGTAAACTCTTTGCAGGGGTTTTAAAACTCCCACTCTGGTTGGATGCTATTGGTACAGCCCTGGCCAGTATGTTAGCAGGCCCTATTATTGGGGCAATTTCAGGTGCAATTAATAATATAATCTATGGTTTAACAATGGACCCAATCTCTTTTATTTATGCACTTACCAGTATAGGTATTGGTCTGGCAATTGGTATTATGGCCTATAGGGGCTGGATTGAAAGTTTTAGTAAATCCATTGTTGTTGGTTTAATAACAGGATTAGTAGCAGCAGTTATTTCAACTCCAATAAATATTAGTTTCTGGGGTGGACAGACTGGTAATGTCTGGGGTGATGCTCTCTATGCCTCACTAATAGCTAATAGTGCACCTGTCTGGGTAGCATCATTCCTGGATGAGTTAGTTGTTGATTTACCTGATAAGGTAGCAACAGTATTAATTAGTTTTATAATCTATAAGGGATTACCTAAAAACATTATTAATCTTTACAGGGGCGGAAATAAAGAAATAGATAGTTTTGAGGCTTAA
- a CDS encoding nucleoside phosphorylase gives MKNIQPHIRCADKDTAEFAILPGDPARVEIARDILDDPTDIAFNREYKSISGYYKGLKVLVVSTGIGGPSIGIAVEELKNIGVKTLIRIGSCGALQDNIKLGDLIIANGVVRNDGLSDTYIEKGYPAVPDPALLFALQQAAEELDYSYHTGLIRSHDSFYTDRENEIDQYWSAKGILGSDMESSALFVIGGLRGLQVASILNVVVDSNGNLEKGINDYVDGLNATVEGEKQEIITALEAIALNNKN, from the coding sequence ATCAAGAATATACAACCTCATATCCGCTGTGCTGATAAAGACACAGCTGAATTTGCTATTTTACCGGGTGATCCTGCAAGGGTGGAAATAGCCCGTGATATTTTAGATGACCCTACGGATATTGCTTTTAATAGGGAATACAAGAGTATTTCAGGTTATTATAAAGGCCTAAAGGTTCTAGTTGTATCTACAGGTATAGGTGGTCCGTCTATAGGGATTGCTGTAGAGGAGTTGAAGAATATCGGTGTGAAGACTTTAATAAGAATCGGTAGTTGTGGGGCCCTACAGGATAATATAAAATTAGGGGATTTGATAATAGCTAATGGAGTTGTCAGGAATGATGGTCTATCTGATACATATATAGAAAAAGGATATCCAGCTGTTCCTGACCCAGCTCTCTTGTTTGCTTTGCAACAGGCTGCTGAAGAATTGGATTACTCATATCATACTGGTTTGATTCGCAGTCATGATAGTTTCTATACAGATAGGGAGAATGAGATTGACCAGTACTGGTCAGCTAAAGGGATATTAGGTTCTGATATGGAGAGCTCTGCCCTTTTTGTGATAGGTGGACTAAGGGGATTACAGGTTGCTTCAATATTAAATGTAGTTGTGGATTCTAATGGTAATCTGGAAAAGGGGATTAATGATTATGTTGATGGTTTAAATGCTACTGTTGAAGGGGAGAAACAGGAGATCATTACAGCCCTGGAAGCAATTGCTTTAAATAATAAAAACTAA
- a CDS encoding Crp/Fnr family transcriptional regulator, whose product MGISEIQKVMANNLKINKMLKFCPYEILKHWQFCEYKKGEILLKQGEIPERFYIIIEGYVDIYALAENGKKYTQALYTKGNYIGELEIFDKKPAACYAEAVSPIVLISLARDYFLKWIELDIHISNYFAKSMASLFYNLSIKAMNDNLYSLKYRLIKYLLESNQKPGDHPKEIEISINKDKISEQLAVTKRSINRVFRELRDRGIIDINNKGIIIKDMEGLLKEQELSKNQ is encoded by the coding sequence ATGGGTATATCTGAGATTCAAAAGGTAATGGCAAATAACTTAAAAATTAATAAGATGCTTAAGTTCTGCCCCTATGAGATATTAAAACACTGGCAGTTTTGTGAGTATAAAAAAGGGGAAATATTATTAAAACAGGGTGAGATTCCAGAGAGGTTTTATATTATTATTGAAGGCTATGTGGATATCTATGCGCTGGCAGAAAATGGGAAGAAATATACTCAGGCCTTGTATACAAAGGGTAATTATATTGGCGAATTAGAAATATTCGACAAAAAACCGGCGGCGTGTTATGCTGAGGCTGTTTCACCAATTGTTTTGATCAGCCTGGCAAGGGATTATTTTCTTAAGTGGATTGAACTGGATATACATATTAGCAATTACTTTGCTAAAAGCATGGCCAGTCTTTTTTATAATCTTTCTATCAAAGCAATGAATGATAATCTTTATTCACTAAAATATCGTTTAATTAAATATTTACTGGAAAGTAATCAAAAGCCAGGTGATCACCCCAAAGAAATAGAGATATCCATTAACAAAGATAAGATTAGTGAACAGCTTGCTGTTACTAAAAGGAGTATTAACAGGGTTTTCAGGGAACTAAGGGACAGAGGGATAATAGACATCAATAATAAGGGTATTATTATTAAAGACATGGAAGGTCTTTTAAAAGAACAGGAACTTAGTAAGAATCAGTAA
- a CDS encoding aspartate aminotransferase family protein — MSEVGKLNLEKSMSEVARGYELTPGAVLGIRRPYNFVEGEYPNYFESGKGSRIIDLDGNEYIDYLCAYGPIIMGYCEEEIDEAVIKQIRDKGFCFSLTQSIQNRLAEKMVEIIPSAEQVIFLKTGSAAATLAVRLARGYTDKTKIMRCGYHGWHDWCVEVKGGIPEKLYEDVYSFKYNDLASLEELLFEHGNDTAAIIITPVGHPLGNKIEEPKPGFLEGVRELADKYNTILIFDEIRTGFRVALGGAQEYYGVTPDLSLFGKAMANGYAIAAVAGKKEVMKKAEHDVFVSSTFFPNSLSFAAALKTIELLQSKKVLEYIWEKGSKFLEDIKALTAKYPVGAEVSGIPPMPYITFQRDKAKTYKEKRTDFYTQLIRRRVFMQPYHHGYICYRHTDEDLNYTVKAIEESLVYIEEKDY; from the coding sequence ATGAGTGAAGTAGGAAAATTAAATTTAGAAAAAAGCATGAGTGAGGTAGCCAGGGGTTATGAGCTGACACCTGGTGCGGTGCTTGGGATCAGAAGACCTTATAATTTTGTAGAGGGTGAATACCCAAATTACTTTGAATCTGGTAAAGGATCCAGGATTATTGACCTGGATGGTAATGAATATATTGATTATCTATGTGCTTATGGTCCAATTATTATGGGCTACTGTGAGGAAGAAATAGATGAGGCTGTTATAAAACAGATTAGAGATAAGGGTTTCTGTTTTTCTTTAACTCAATCTATTCAAAATAGGTTGGCAGAAAAAATGGTTGAAATAATACCATCTGCTGAACAGGTTATCTTTCTAAAAACAGGTTCTGCTGCTGCCACCCTGGCTGTTAGACTGGCCCGCGGTTATACCGATAAGACCAAGATTATGCGCTGTGGTTATCACGGCTGGCACGACTGGTGTGTTGAGGTAAAGGGTGGTATACCAGAAAAACTCTATGAAGATGTTTACAGTTTTAAATATAATGACCTTGCTAGTCTGGAAGAGTTATTGTTCGAGCATGGTAATGATACTGCTGCTATCATCATAACACCGGTTGGCCATCCACTGGGTAATAAGATTGAAGAACCAAAACCTGGTTTCTTAGAAGGTGTTAGAGAACTGGCTGATAAGTATAATACTATCTTGATTTTTGATGAGATTAGGACTGGTTTCCGGGTAGCACTGGGTGGTGCCCAGGAATATTATGGAGTGACACCAGATCTGTCACTCTTTGGCAAGGCGATGGCAAATGGCTATGCTATTGCTGCAGTAGCTGGCAAAAAAGAGGTAATGAAAAAGGCAGAACATGATGTGTTTGTTTCTTCGACCTTTTTTCCCAACAGTCTTTCTTTTGCCGCGGCTTTAAAGACTATTGAGTTATTACAGTCCAAAAAGGTACTAGAATATATCTGGGAAAAAGGCAGTAAATTCTTAGAAGATATTAAAGCCTTGACTGCGAAATATCCGGTTGGGGCAGAGGTATCTGGCATACCCCCTATGCCCTATATAACCTTCCAGAGGGATAAAGCTAAAACCTATAAAGAAAAGAGAACTGATTTCTATACACAGTTGATCAGGCGTCGTGTCTTTATGCAGCCATATCACCACGGCTATATCTGCTATCGTCATACTGATGAAGACCTTAATTATACAGTTAAGGCTATTGAAGAGAGCTTGGTCTATATTGAAGAAAAAGATTATTAA
- the kdd gene encoding L-erythro-3,5-diaminohexanoate dehydrogenase yields the protein MKKGNRYGLHRVLEPEGVLPQTADKIDNDMEIYDNEILIDVQTLNIDSASFTQIKNEAGGDEEKIKEKMKEIVDTKGKHQNPVTGSGGMLIGTVSKIGDALTDCKLKVGDRIATLVSLSLTPLKIKEIKEIHMDIDQVDIEGQAVLFETGIYAKLPEDMEDTLALALLDVAGAPAQTARLVNSGDTVLIIGAGGKSGMLCLHEAQKRAGISGKVIALCYNEKECQTVKSLDLADYIVQADATKPVEVLAKIEEITDGNLCDLVINNVNVPNTEMASILAAKDRGTIYFFSMATSFTKAALGAEGIGKDVEMIIGNGYCHNHAIISLEILRENKKLREIYTRLYT from the coding sequence TTGAAAAAGGGCAACAGATATGGTTTGCACCGCGTTTTAGAACCTGAGGGTGTACTCCCCCAGACAGCAGATAAGATTGATAACGATATGGAGATTTATGATAACGAAATCTTAATAGATGTTCAGACCCTAAATATTGACTCAGCCAGTTTCACCCAGATAAAGAATGAGGCTGGTGGTGATGAAGAAAAGATAAAAGAGAAGATGAAGGAAATTGTGGACACTAAGGGGAAACATCAAAATCCAGTAACTGGTTCTGGTGGAATGCTAATTGGTACGGTCAGTAAGATTGGTGATGCCCTGACAGATTGTAAACTCAAAGTAGGGGACAGGATAGCTACCCTGGTTTCTTTATCACTTACCCCACTAAAGATAAAAGAGATTAAAGAAATTCATATGGATATTGACCAGGTTGATATTGAGGGGCAGGCTGTTCTTTTTGAGACGGGTATTTATGCTAAACTCCCTGAAGATATGGAAGACACTCTGGCCTTGGCCCTGCTTGATGTAGCAGGTGCACCAGCCCAGACTGCCCGTCTTGTGAATTCAGGTGATACCGTTTTAATTATCGGGGCAGGCGGCAAATCAGGGATGCTCTGTCTCCATGAGGCCCAGAAAAGGGCCGGTATCTCTGGTAAAGTTATTGCTTTATGTTATAATGAAAAGGAATGCCAGACTGTAAAGTCTCTGGACCTGGCAGATTATATAGTCCAGGCTGATGCCACTAAACCTGTAGAAGTCCTGGCAAAGATTGAGGAAATTACAGATGGAAATTTATGTGATCTGGTCATCAATAATGTTAATGTCCCTAATACAGAGATGGCTTCAATCCTGGCTGCTAAAGACAGGGGTACAATATACTTCTTTAGTATGGCTACCAGTTTTACTAAAGCAGCCCTTGGTGCAGAGGGAATTGGCAAAGATGTAGAGATGATAATCGGAAATGGTTATTGCCATAACCATGCCATTATTTCTCTGGAAATACTGCGGGAGAATAAAAAGTTGAGGGAGATTTATACCAGGTTATATACTTAA
- the kce gene encoding 3-keto-5-aminohexanoate cleavage enzyme produces MEKLIITAAICGAEVTKEDNPNLPLAPEELAEAALEAEKAGASIIHLHVRDQAGRPTQDKDVFAETIKLMKEKGVKAIIQPSTGGAAGMSWEERIQPVYLEPEMATLDCGTTNFGDNIFVNDLPLMRNFAREMDKYDILPELECFEPGHIYSALQLKKEGLLNKHLHFDLVLGVPGAIKASLKNLLYLTEILPEDASWTAAGVGRHQLPIALNTIVMGGHVRVGFEDNIYYKKNQLASSNAQLVERIVVLANELGREIAKPDEAREILEII; encoded by the coding sequence GTGGAGAAACTGATTATTACTGCAGCTATTTGTGGTGCTGAGGTTACTAAAGAGGATAACCCCAATCTACCACTTGCTCCTGAAGAACTGGCCGAAGCTGCCCTTGAGGCTGAAAAGGCGGGGGCTTCCATAATCCACCTCCATGTCCGTGATCAGGCCGGCCGACCAACACAGGATAAAGATGTTTTTGCTGAGACTATTAAGTTAATGAAAGAGAAGGGTGTTAAGGCTATTATCCAGCCTTCAACAGGTGGTGCAGCTGGAATGAGTTGGGAGGAGAGGATACAGCCGGTCTATCTTGAGCCAGAAATGGCTACCCTGGATTGTGGAACAACTAACTTTGGAGATAATATATTTGTTAATGATCTTCCCTTGATGCGCAATTTTGCCAGGGAGATGGATAAATATGATATTCTACCGGAATTGGAATGTTTTGAGCCCGGTCACATCTATAGTGCACTACAGCTAAAAAAAGAGGGCTTGTTAAATAAACACCTCCATTTTGATCTGGTCCTGGGGGTTCCCGGTGCTATTAAGGCTTCTTTAAAAAATCTCTTATATCTTACAGAAATCTTACCAGAAGATGCCAGCTGGACGGCGGCAGGTGTCGGCAGACATCAACTCCCTATAGCGCTTAATACTATTGTCATGGGTGGACATGTCCGCGTCGGGTTTGAAGATAATATTTACTACAAGAAGAATCAACTGGCCAGTAGTAATGCCCAATTAGTAGAGAGGATAGTTGTCCTGGCTAATGAATTAGGCCGTGAAATTGCTAAACCTGATGAAGCCAGAGAGATTCTGGAAATTATTTAG
- the kal gene encoding 3-aminobutyryl-CoA ammonia lyase codes for MIRLRMSSHDAHYAGDLVDGARMLEIFGDIATELLIRNDGDEGLFVAYDSVEFLAPVYVGDYIEAVGHITHVGNTSRKMSFTARKVITAAEDAEFPSAADVLAEPILVGKASGTCLVKKERQRR; via the coding sequence ATGATTAGACTCAGAATGAGTTCACATGATGCCCATTATGCTGGTGACCTGGTGGATGGAGCCAGGATGCTGGAGATTTTTGGAGATATAGCAACTGAATTATTGATTAGAAATGATGGTGATGAGGGTTTATTTGTTGCCTATGATAGTGTTGAATTCCTGGCCCCTGTTTATGTGGGAGATTATATTGAGGCTGTAGGGCATATTACACATGTGGGTAATACCTCAAGAAAGATGAGTTTTACAGCCAGAAAGGTGATCACTGCTGCAGAGGATGCAGAGTTTCCTTCAGCAGCAGATGTCCTAGCTGAGCCTATACTGGTGGGTAAGGCCAGTGGAACATGTCTGGTCAAAAAGGAAAGGCAGAGGAGGTGA